The following coding sequences lie in one Xiphias gladius isolate SHS-SW01 ecotype Sanya breed wild chromosome 24, ASM1685928v1, whole genome shotgun sequence genomic window:
- the LOC120786776 gene encoding LOW QUALITY PROTEIN: uncharacterized protein LOC120786776 (The sequence of the model RefSeq protein was modified relative to this genomic sequence to represent the inferred CDS: deleted 2 bases in 1 codon), whose translation MEKWKRPLTPEEDALEHIVACRDKPFLEERYIDSFKGRGLFTHKTIEPFTFVVEYRGNIFCHKDTRPKKKCGDTVNNYLYEFSWEGANWCVDASKEDRTLGRLVNDDHISPNCEIKKIVCDGKPHLCLFAVKEISPGEEITYSYGDSSYPWRSKLEDSAASSTEESCSDDDDPLPDSGPSHDSDSFANINSEMDFRDCSPFSELDSSQGTTGSFMLQPDNASCSQQENEAALNSDEHSLDGDCELDKAALSSDEHCSDEDYIPNELEPDLEQRNPKNSNAEEDNEESDVLLQQNVNFPDDVEPRGSKLTPEQDALEHIKACRDKPFLEEMFIDPFKGRGVFTRESIEPSTFVVEYRGNVFTQKETQKNKCRDTLNKYLFDFTWNGTNWRIDASTEDGTLGRLVNDDHISPNCEMKKVVCGEKPHLCLFAVKKISRGEEITYNYGDSSYPWRSTVEDSSGSSSAVSSCDDEYVPDDGPSSDYGFTRNQNQQSQNFKNNPDFAESGLSEQQRFVPQPTDDLSIQQEDEVDYSSDNFTSDGEPKDPSCTIRNYCYVCGKAQSKISRHLFIHRNEEADIAEVFALRLNSKERKRLLEKLRNRGNYKHNQEVLKTHSGELKVRRRKAHMSNTAKTFAPCIYCKGMYSRKDIWQHIQRCSSKKFSKSPTGGKTKILTLVAAAGSTDPQEISSEVRKILKNLKKDEIGSVVRSDSYILQLAQCLCHMNERNTKRSEDIKQRLRQMGRLLLTLRKKSIRTFEEAIRPENFHRVVEAVRELAGFNEEINSCKRPSLILKLGNSLKKIGDIKFARALKEDADREMIHEAETFMKLCAKEWSSTPPSKSVLNSPSTKPFTHDVQLFYQCMEKTAASAIKSLTMYESPPVYNALLRVTVAKVSILNKNVFEVSKVTLQSFEERDKTELKEDAAVCQSKIEQLLCKRYVKINVMSKSGRKVGDKKVAVTLTPELLSAITLLVNKREACGVHKSNPFLFARPVAICTSFYQGKTCISTFAARCGAKNPENLRSAFFRKHIVRIFQILSLTNDELEQLARLLGRDIRTDREYYQMPEAAVDIAKISELLSAMENGSLERFEGKSFEEFEIADELQLAVEHDGSENSDAKEDSEDAESALKPSDVKYRANAAQDKAVTSKGSFSPNKKRVSSSSKCGLRRRKESENEDFEQNNEKNYEANIENNDKSEDMPVKCAVKTPEETPSHSNEDAKNTCFSDNDEDMNMQFDVDIDTDEYVRNMENHGDGDSKGLAAMPVVTDVKETTKQDMCISDSRKKESSPNKDTTDTDLEETMSIDTENHLEKKDQEKGGKQTDWMDVDSSTSSAALNSEKEKKLLAAVTGLKEVKILIHKLDIENLLAGDHIFHLPSVCNKQRVKDQPIPDDSNQCETSYTSTDAKNKPSYEKAIHMTCCHCKTSMTKGQTAYQKKGFADVFCSKSCLFEMFPINKPGTKTCHHCHKAITQPLDLIMAVVDIKGTMKDFCSLTCLSSFKSSSVSTQTPQSLCSMCNKSCATTCELTLKEAVHKFCSDSCLEGFRRDNVPVCENCSSPCHNKPLMLKLEEDTKTICSDECLQQFKKKIKAPHQCTMCHTSRPMSDMVDYKSSEGTVELFCTRTCVTSYKLRPAIIYKLQGKKGSARSKKRKKGKQSKHGAAVKEDAKVGSDSTVNENNASQAAESDITTTLIIADSCVVCCNCGKKLPRGQTLYQPKSSLEVFCSASCLAERHPNIKVVTKNCYNCFQVIMRPHNIILAPVDDSGTMKELCSETCLSSVKSKRNMAAPKPPPLVGPRSECRICARYCYCKFKLTLDGMVHRLCSDTCFISYHKANNLPVSACDICSSVCLDKRFVLKMEDSSKTICSEECLVKFKERVKTPQLCPMCRTSHQMSDMVENKNTEGILDLFCSNRCMMVHKAQSFTVSERNSPSSEESDIKDVKPSLPNLHCIKEEPIDEEYNQNLPPSISAEDIKDEPNVAKEDLKIGSVFSLTGDSTSAAPILTHMDLPASCSNCKKVLMDGETVYQRKGHADIFCSTSCLVKFYQKKPIKKTCQFCLQVITQCQDVLQAPVDTEGTMKDFCSQTCLSSFNYKKIMSTKIPLVPVASHSQCSVCSRYCISKHEIIQQEVIHRICSDPCFLRFCNMNNLCICENCQSHCNTPLTLKMEDGNKKLCSAECLDQFKKKIQTQQPCAMCHTSKLISDMVENKNSEDMLELFCTSSCVMASKIQAVSASGTPLNCDNCGKTTVPACHLAMSDASVRNFCTLTCAMAFKETQKDTTASTNLTGAPDQTQCDFLKPPEKLPCAQCRRIIKTTPKVIQKKCKMNFVCSLACSQEFKRVNNIMGNCEYCKNERTIRDAKRVDDKDCYFCSDGCKMLFRHELEKQWGKHCRSCAYCHSISRTVVTARYDGNEEEFCSEDCSSNYKMLFCRVAKCDTCSRKGKLRQSLPMLGEVKHFCDLKCLLHFCNKKVQMVNMGSSPPGSSGTAESSPVIANVISLASALARQTTVSSSTPQTGSVPDIQTKVIGHASIQTVPKELKNKSMLCTPLVHNKGVSCTTQTVDTGAQTDNFVPKVIVLPVPVPVYVPLPMNMYSQYTPKPVGLPLPVPVPMFLPVTSDGPEPTMEERIQPKPLQREHNFRSEMETERDDRNEREDARRAREVTEEGERQETQAFKDNISSSRHDLDKEGPGSFNSQEGSFIDASLGSPSRPHTPSPPPALRMREDPQSSPSPAPAPPLLQQTLGRVHKNKLSKVAKEETSEGDFSKVMSRKHHKLKSQCGIDAWKRWIHWRESQTNLDPVSSQAVGLKEDVLHCSAAELSDGLCRFINEVKQPDGESYSPDSLFYLCLSIQQYLFENGRMENIFSDLIYNKFSTEFTKILKHFKSSVAASGYIHSRVEEEFLWDCKQLGAYSPIVLLNTLLFFCCKYFDFTTVEQHRQLSFAHVMRCTKTNPNNTKITFLRFYPPISINEAEPEEVPAKKRKKNENKENFLEMMENTENPLRCPVRLYEFYLSKCSESVRQRSDLFYLHPERCCVPSSPLWFSSTTLDDSTMEAMLIRILTVRELQGKIDGRDRQSMDDPAFTPDEVDSK comes from the exons cttGAGGACTCAGCAGCTTCCAGCACTGAGGAATCCTGCTCTGATGATGATGACCCACTACCTGACAGTGGACCAAGCCATGACAGTGACAGCTTTGCCAACATCAACAGTGAGATGGATTTTAGGGACTGTTCACCTTTTTCCGAGTTAGATTCTTCTCAAGGGACGACAGGGTCTTTTATGCTGCAACCAGACAATGCTTCATGCAGCCAGCAGGAGAACGAGGCGGCTTTAAACTCTGATGAACACAGCTTGGATGGAGACTGCGAACTCGACAAGGCTGCTTTGAGCTCCGATGAACATTGCTCAGATGAAGACTACATACCCA ACGAATTGGAGCCAGATTTGGAGCAACGCAACCCTAAAAATAGTAATGCTGAAGAGGACAATGAAGAATCAGATGTTTTACTTCAGCAGAACG ttaACTTTCCAGATGATGTGGAACCACGAGGCAGTAAACTGACTCCTGAGCAAGATGCCCTGGAGCACATAAAGGCTTGCAGAGACAAACCCTTCCTGGAGGAAATGTTTATCGACCCCTTTAAAG GGAGAGGTGTGTTCACCCGGGAATCCATTGAACCATCCACCTTTGTTGTTGAATATCGGGGGAATGTCTTTACTCAAAAAGAGAcccagaaaaataaatgtagggATACTTTGaacaaatatttgtttgattttacgTGGAATGGAACAAACTGGCG CATTGATGCTTCGACAGAGGATGGGACCCTCGGAAGACTCGTGAATGATGATCACATAAGTCCCAACTGTGAAATGAAGAAGGTTGTGTGCGGGGAGAAGCCACACTTGTGCCTTTTTGCGGTGAAGAAAATATCTCGAGGCGAGGAGATAACATACAACTATGGGGACTCCTCATACCCCTGGCGCTCAACA GTCGAGGATTCATCAGGCTCTAGTTCTGCAGTGTCCTCCTGTGATGACGAGTATGTCCCTGATGATGGACCAAGTAGCGATTACGGTTTTACCAGGAACCAGAACCAACAGAGTCAGAATTTTAAGAACAATCCAGATTTCGCAGAGTCAGGTTTATCAGAACAGCAGAGATTTGTGCCACAACCTACTGATGATTTATCCATCCAGCAGGAGGACGAGGTTGATTACAGCTCCGATAATTTTACCTCTGATGGAGAGCCCAAAGACCCCTCCTGTACCATCAGAAATTATTGTTATGTTTGCGGGAAAGCCCAGTCTAAAATTTCTCGTCACCTTTTCATCCATAGAAATGAGGAGGCTGATATAGCTGAGGTGTTTGCATTACGTCTAAACTCCAAGGAACGAAAAAGGCTACTGGAGAAGTTACGAAACAGAGGAAATTACAAACATAATCAGGAGGTTTTGAAGACTCACAGTGGAGAACTGAaagtgagaagaagaaaagcacaCATGTCCAACACTGCTAAAACATTTGCGCCCTGTATATATTGTAAAGGCATGTATAGTCGTAAGGACATATGGCAGCATATACAAAGGTGTTCTTCAAAGAAGTTCTCAAAATCTCCAACAGGTGGCAAGACTAAAATCTTAACTTTGGTTGCTGCTGCAGGGTCAACAGACCCCCAAGAAATCTCATCAGAAGTGAGGAAGATATTAAAAAACCTGAAGAAAGATGAGATTGGATCAGTAGTTAGGAGTGATTCTTATATACTGCAGCTGGCACAGTGTTTGTGCCATATGAATGAAAGGAACACAAAAAGATCTGAAGACATCAAACAGAGGCTGCGGCAGATGGGAAGACTCCTGTTAACATTAAGGAAAAAGTCGATAAGAACCTTTGAAGAGGCTATCAGACCTGAAAACTTCCACAGAGTTGTTGAAGCTGTCAGAGAGCTTGCTGGTTTCAATGAAGAGATTAATTCCTGCAAAAGACCAAGTCTTATCCTGAAATTGGGGAATTCACTCAAGAAAATTGGTGACATTAAATTTGCCAGGGCTTTGAAAGAGGATGCTGATAGAGAGATGATACATGAAGCTGAGACATTTATGAAGTTGTGTGCCAAAGAATGGAGCTCCACGCCCCCATCAAAATCAGTCCTAAACAGCCCATCAACCAAACCGTTCACACATGACGTGCAGCTTTTCTACCAGTGCATGGAGAAGACAGCAGCGTCTGCGATCAAAAGCCTGACAATGTATGAAAGCCCACCAGTCTATAATGCACTTCTCAGAGTGACAGTTGCAAAAGTGTCGAtcttaaacaaaaatgtgtttgaagttTCAAAAGTAACACTCCAGTCATTTGAGGAAAGGGACAAGACTGAGCTTAAAGAAGACGCCGCTGTTTGCCAGTCGAAGATTGAGCAACTTCTGTGCAAGCGCTACGTGAAGATCAATGTTATGAGCAAAAGTGGCAGAAAAGTTGGCGATAAAAAAGTTGCTGTTACGTTGACCCCTGAACTGCTCAGTGCAATAACACTGCTTGTGAACAAAAGAGAAGCATGTGGTGTGCATAAAAGTAATCCCTTCTTATTTGCAAGACCTGTCGCCATATGTACAAGCTTCTACCAGGGGAAAACGTGCATCAGCACTTTTGCAGCTCGGTGTGGTGCAAAGAACCCAGAGAACCTCAGGTCTGCATTTTTTCGTAAGCACATTGTAAGAATTTTCCAGATTCTTAGCCTCACAAACGACGAGCTTGAACAGCTAGCCAGACTTCTGGGCCGTGACATTCGGACCGACAGGGAGTATTATCAGATGCCAGAGGCAGCTGTTGACATTGCAAAAATCTCAGAGCTACTCTCAGCAATGGAGAATGGATCTCTTGAAAGATTCGAAGGAAAATCATTTGAGGAGTTTGAGATTGCAG ATGAATTACAGCTGGCCGTGGAGCATGATGGATCTGAAAATAGTGATGCTAAGGAGGACAGTGAAGACGCAGAAAGTGCTCTTAAGCCGAGCG atgtaAAATACAGGGCCAACGCCGCTCAGGATAAGGCCGTCACATCCAAAG GCTCCTTTtcaccaaataaaaaaagagtttcTTCCTCAAGCAAATGTGGCCTGCGCAGAAGGAAGGAGAGTGAAAATGAGGACTTTGAgcagaataatgaaaaaaattatgagGCGAACATTGAGAACAATGACAAGTCAGAGGACATGCCCGTGAAGTGTGCTGTCAAAACACCTGAAGAAACACCATCTCATAGTAATGAGGATgcaaaaaacacttgttttagTGATAATGATGAGGACATGAATATGCAGTTTGATGTGgacatagacaccgatgagtaCGTCAGAAATATGGAAAATCATGGAGATGGCGACTCAAAGGGATTAGCAGCAATGCCTGTGGTGACAGATGTCAAAGAAACTACAAAGCAGGACATGTGCATCAGTGATAGTAGGAAGAAAGAGAGCTCACCTAACAAGGACACCACTGACACAGACCTTGAAGAGACCATGAGCATCGATACAGAGAAccatttggagaaaaaagatcaagagaaaggagggaaacaAACTGACTGGATGGATGTGGATAGCAGTACTTCCTCTGCCGCCTTAAACTCAG agaaggagaaaaaattgTTAGCTGCAGTGACTGGGTTGAAAGAAGTGAAGATATTAATCCACAAACTGGACATT GAGAATTTGCTGGCGGGTGACCACATTTTCCATTTACCATCTGTGTGTAACAAGCAGCGGGTGAAAGATCAGCCCATCCCGGACGACAGCAACCAGTGTGAAACGTCTTACACATCTACAGATGCCAAAAACAAGCCTAGCTATGAAAAG GCCATACACATGACATGCTGCCACTGCAAAACGAGCATGACGAAGGGACAAACTGCCTACCAGAAGAAGGGATTCGCGGATGTCTTCTGCTCCAAAAGCTGCCTATTTGAAATGTTCCCCATCAACAAACCAGGCACCAAGACCTGTCATCACTGTCACAA GGCGATAACGCAGCCTCTGGACCTCATCATGGCTGTAGTGGACATTAAAGGAACTATGAAGGACTTCTGCAGCCTGACCTGCCTGTCCTCTTTCAAGTCCAGCAGTGTGTCCACCCAAACACCACAGTCGCTCTGCAGTATGTGCAACAAATCCTGCGCC ACCACGTGTGAGTTGACCCTTAAAGAAGCCGTCCACAAATTCTGCAGCGACTCCTGCTTGGAAGGTTTCCGCAGGGACAACGTGCCCGTCTGTGAGAACTGCAGCTCCCCCTGCCACAACAAACCGCTCATGCTGAAGCTGGAGGAGGACACAAAAACCATCTGCAGTGATGAATGTCTGCAACAATTCAAAAAG aaaatCAAAGCACCCCATCAGTGCACCATGTGCCACACTTCTCGACCGATGTCGGACATGGTTGACTACAAAAGCAGCGAGGGCACGGTGGAGCTCTTCTGCACTCGCACCTGTGTGACGTCTTACAAGCTACGGCCTGCAATTATATACAAGCTTCAAG GAAAGAAAGGCTCAGCCCGGTcgaaaaagaggaaaaaaggcaaacaatcAAAACATGGAGCAGCAGTAAAA GAAGATGCAAAGGTCGGTTCGGACTCCACCGTTAACGAAAATAATGCCTCTCAAGCTGCTGAATCGGACATCACAACAACACTCATCATTGCAGACTCATGCGTTGTCTGTTGCAACTGTGGAAAGAAGCTGCCGAGAGGACAGACACTCTACCAGCCGAAGAGCTCATTAGAGGTTTTTTGCTCCGCCTCTTGCCTCGCTGAAAGGCATCCCAACATCAAAGTAGTCACGAAAAACTGCTACAACTGCTTTCA GGTGATAATGCGGCCTCACAACATCATCCTGGCTCCGGTGGATGATTCAGGAACCATGAAGGAGTTGTGCAGCGAGACCTGCCTCTCCTCTGTGAAATCCAAGAGGAACATGGCTGCCCCGAAACCGCCGCCGCTAGTTGGACCTCGTTCAGAGTGCAGGATATGCGCCAGATATTGTTAT TGCAAATTCAAGCTGACCCTGGATGGCATGGTCCATAGACTTTGCAGCGACACCTGCTTCATCAGCTACCACAAAGCCAACAACTTGCCTGTGTCCGCCTGTGACATCTGCAGCTCCGTCTGCCTGGACAAACGATTCGTGCTGAAGATGGAGGACAGCAGTAAAACCATTTGCAGTGAAGAATGTCTGGTCAAGTTCAAAGAG AGAGTCAAGACACCTCAGTTGTGCCCCATGTGCCGGACTTCCCATCAGATGTCAGACatggttgaaaataaaaacacagagggcaTATTGGACTTATTCTGCAGCAACAGATGTATGATGGTGCACAAGGCGCAGTCTTTCACTGTGTCAG AGAGGAACAGCCCTTCATCTGAAGAGAGCGATATTAAAGATGTGAAGCCGTCGCTACCGAATTTGCACTGT ATAAAAGAAGAGCCCATCGATGAGGAGTACAACCAgaatctccctccctccatatCCGCAGAAGACATCAAGGACGAGCCAAATGTGGCAAAG GAGGACTTGAAGATTGGTTCTGTCTTCTCCTTGACGGGAGACTCTACGTCGGCAGCGCCCATTCTCACCCACATGGATTTGCCTGCATCCTGCTCCAACTGCAAAAAGGTTCTGATGGATGGAGAGACTGTTTACCAGAGGAAAGGCCACGCGGATATCTTCTGCTCCACTTCCTGCCTTGTAAAATTTTACCAAAAGAAACCAATTAAGAAGACCTGCCAGTTCTGTCTTCA GGTGATAACACAGTGTCAGGACGTCCTCCAGGCCCCGGTGGATACTGAAGGGACAATGAAGGACTTTTGTAGCCAGACCTGCCTGTCCTCCTTCAACTACAAGAAAATCATGTCCACCAAAATACCCCTCGTGCCAGTCGCTTCACATTCACAATGCAGCGTGTGCAGCAGATATTGCATT AGCAAACACGAGATCATACAGCAGGAGGTCATCCACAGGATCTGCAGTGACCCCTGTTTTCTCCGTTTCTGCAACATGAACAACCTGTGCATCTGTGAAAACTGTCAGTCCCACTGCAACACACCGCTCACTCTCAAGATGGAAGATGGCAACAAAAAACTATGCAGCGCAGAGTGTTTGGACCAATTCAAAAAG AAAATCCAAACACAGCAGCCGTGTGCCATGTGCCACACTTCTAAGCTGATATCAGACatggttgaaaacaaaaacagtgaagacaTGCTGGAGCTCTTCTGTACCAGCAGTTGTGTTATGGCATCAAAGATCCAGGCTGTCAGTGCGTCAG GTACTCCACTGAATTGTGATAACTGTGGAAAGACCACAGTACCAGCTTGCCACCTCGCTATGTCAGATGCCTCCGTCAGAAACTTCTGCACTTTAACCTGTGCCATGGCCTTTAAG GAGACTCAGAAAGACACGACTGCTTCCACTAACCTGACAGGAGCGCCTGACCAAACCCAATGTGATTTCCTCAAACCACCAGAGAAACTGCCATGCGCCCAGTGTCGACGCATTATAAAAACTACACCAAAAGTTATCCAGAAAAAG tGCAAAATGAATTTCGTGTGTAGCCTGGCCTGTTCTCAAGAGTTCAAGAGGGTCAACAACATCATGGGGAATTGTGAATACTGTAAGAATGAACGGACCATCAGAGACGCCAAGAGGGTCGACGACAAAGACTGCTACTTCTGCAGTGACG gCTGCAAGATGCTCTTTCGTCATGAGCTGGAGAAGCAGTGGGGGAAACACTGTCGCTCGTGTGCTTACTGCCACTCCATATCCAGGACGGTGGTGACAGCAAGGTATGACGGCAATGAAGAGGAGTTCTGCTCCGAAGACTGCAgctcaaattacaaaatgctCTTCTGCCGT GTTGCCAAGTGTGACACCTGCAGTCGTAAAGGGAAACTGAGGCAGAGTCTTCCCATGCTGGGGGAGGTCAAACACTTCTGTGACCTAAAATGTCTCCTGCACTTCTGTAATAAAAAAGTCCAGATGGTAAACATGG GCTCTTCACCTCCTGGATCTTCAGGTACAGCAGAGTCCTCCCCTGTCATCGCTAACGTTATCTCACTTGCTAGCGCTCTGGCTAGGCAGACCACTGTCTCTTCCAGCACTCCACAAACTG GCTCTGTCCCTGACATTCAAACTAAGGTCATTGGACAT GCCAGTATTCAAACAGTCCCTAAGGAACTGAAGAACAAGTCCATGCTCTGCACACCGTTGGTCCACAACAAAGGAGTCTCCTGTACAACACAGACTGTCGACACAGGAGCACAAACAG ACAACTTTGTACCCAAGGTCATAGTGCTGCCTGTACCAGTGCCAGTGTATGTTCCTCTACCTATGAACATGTACAGCCAGTACACACCGAAGCCTGTGGGCCTACCGTTACCG GTGCCTGTGCCCATGTTCCTCCCCGTGACGTCGGATGGCCCTGAACCAACAATGGAAGAGAGGATCCAGCCAAAACCCCTCCAGAGAGAACACAACTTCAGGTCTGAGATGGAGACCGAGCGGGATGACAGGAACGAGAGAGAGGACGCGCGTAGGGCCAGAGAGGTGActgaagaaggagaaagacaagaaactCAGGCCTTTAAGG ACAACATCAGTAGCTCCAGGCACGACTTGGACAAAGAAGGCCCCGGTAGTTTCAACAGCCAGGAGGGCTCCTTCATAGACGCCAGCCTTGGGTCACCCAGCCGACCACACACTCCGTCTCCTCCGCCTGCTCTGCGGATGAGAGAGGATCCCCAGAGCTCACCGAGTCCTGCACCTGCTCCTCCACTATTACAACAAACTCTGGGCAGAGTCCACAAGAACAAG TTGTCTAAGGTGGCTAAAGAGGAGACATCTGAAGGAGACTTTTCTAAAGTCATGTCTAGGAAGCACCACAAACTGAAGAGTCAGTGTGGGATTGATGCCTGGAAGAGATGGATTCATTGGAGGGAATCACAAACCAACCTGGACCCTGTTTCTT CACAAGCTGTGGGGTTAAAGGAGGATGTTCTTCACTGCTCTGCGGCTGAACTGAGCGACGGCCTCTGTCGCTTCATCAATGAGGTGAAACAACCCGATGGAGAGTCGTACTCCCCTGACAGCCTGTTCTACCTCTGCCTCAGCATACAACAG TATCTGTTTGAGAACGGTCGTATGGAGAACATATTCAGTGATCTGATCTACAACAAGTTCTCCACAGAGTTCACCAAGATCCTCAAACACTTCAAATCCTCAGTCGCAGCCAGTG GTTACATCCACTCCCGTGTGGAGGAGGAGTTTCTCTGGGACTGTAAACAGCTGGGGGCGTACTCCCCCATCGTCCTCCTCAACACTCTGCTCTTCTTCTGCTGCAAGTACTTCGACTTCACCACGGTGGAGCAGCACCGCCAGCTGTCCTTTGCCCACGTCATGCGCTGCACCAAAACCAACCCGAACAACACCAAGATCACCTTCCTGCGCTTCTACCCACCCATATCCATAAATGAAGCCGAGCCAG AGGAAGTCCCGGCTAAAAAACGTaagaaaaatgagaataaaGAGAATTTCCTGGAGATGATGGAGAACACGGAGAACCCTCTCCGCTGTCCAGTCAGACTCTACGAGTTCTACCTCTCCAAGTG